Below is a genomic region from Salmo salar chromosome ssa11, Ssal_v3.1, whole genome shotgun sequence.
ATAGTCTACTATAGCTTGATGTAAATGTTCTTCAGAATGCATCAATGCATAACATTTGGTCTCATCTTCTCAGGCATCATGGAGATCACAGCAGTGGATGTTGGAGTGGTAGCGATAAAGGGGATATTTTCCGGGAGGTATCTGGCCATGAATGATAAAGGACGTCTATACGCCTCGGTAAGTGTTGTCACATTTGCCAAGATACCTAAATATGCTTTAAGAGGATTCGGGTAACAAGGAGCGCTATTTGAATCCATCTATCCATTGGGGTGTTTATCTTGCGTAAAACTGCACCAAACTTTAGGGATTTCCCTAAACAACATATCTTATATGAGGCTTTTGCGACTGCTCCAACTAATTGGTCACTGCTCTAGTTCTCAAGAGTTTGAAGCAGCCTATCATTAATGCAAGGCATTATGATCAATCACATggaatgtgtttgtgtttctgtgggtgtctgtgtttggttttactatcttTGTGGGGCCCAGAAGTCCTCACATTttgctggtccccacaaggaaaaatgctattttaggcttaggggtttgggttagaattagggttaggggtcagggaaaatagtattttgaatgggaatcaattgtttggtcctcacaaggatagcaaaacaacggtgtgtgtgtgtgtagatgttgaTATCAGTGAATCAAGGAGGCCTAATTGAATAGCTTTCATGTGAAATTGTGATTTCATAGATAGGTCTATTTGAGTATTGGTCCAAGGCCATGAATGAAAGGATTAATGAAAGGACTGATTGACAATGATGAAAGGTTGATTGACATTTTGTTCTCTTTCAGGATCTGTTCAACCAGGAGTGTGAGTTCCTGGAGCGGATTCATGAGCTGGGCTACAACACCTATGCTTCACGACACCACTCCACCCTGCAGCCCCCTGCAGGGGGTGGCAGTGGCAAACGACGAGCCAGTGCCAAGAGGCAGTGGTATGTGTCCATCAATGGGAAAGGCCGGCCAAGGAGGGGCTTTAAGACACGCAGCACTGACAAAGCCTCCCTTTTCCTGCCTCGAGTGCTAGGCAATAAGGACCATGAGATGGTGCGAAAGCTCCGTGACAGCCAGAGGCCTCCAGCTGGACAGCAGAGTCCCACTATGGGCCGGGCTGAGCACCGGAGACGGAGACACAGGGCCCGGGGCAGAAAGGGCAGAACCAAGAGGCCTGGTGACTGACTAACACTCGCCACTGCCTGAGAGCAGTAGGCCCTATTTCTCCGCTGAGGAGCACCAGTTCACGGCACATGAAACGGACCAAAAACAGACTTACTGAAATATCTATCTTAGAAGGAGAAAATTTCACTTGGATCAGTCAGTGGCAGCAAGCTATACTTCGTTGTTCAAGCTCCCGCCAAAATCCTTGCTTGAGATACATGCAACTCGAACCATCCCACTACAACTATTGCAATACCAACACAAGATTTGCCTGGGAATTCAAGTCAGGCACATACATCTAAAGTTAGATCTACCACTACACAAGTATGAAAGGATGATAcattttgtgtttgttttgtacATACACGTGTGAATGTGACTAAAGTCAACACAGCTGGATATCTTCTTACTGTTATATTACCTGGAAGAAGACAAGTTGTTTTTGTGTTCTTGTGGAACTTTTTAAAGATCATAAataatgtatgtatatatgtgtacagTTATTTTTCATATCCGTTTCATTTATCAGCAGCTTTAAGTTCAAGCAAGAACTGGACATCATTCAAGTGCTTACAGATGCCAAGTTGGTGGTATGCACCATCATTCACGTGCTTACAGATACCAAGTAGGTGGTATGCACCATCATTCAAGTGCTTATCGATGCCAAGGAGGTGGTATGCTCCAGAGAAATAGAAATATAGCAAAGCACTTTTTCAAACTAACATAAAaagaaaacaaataaaaacatgggaacaCATTTATTTTGAAATGTAGTTATGATGTGATAGTGTACTGTCTGTAAACTGCAAGAAGTACTTTGTATATTGCTAATGATATGAATATTTATTTGGTACCTGTGTTTTTTAAATTATTGATGAGATTGTTTCTACATTTACCAATGTTATTCTTTTTTACTTTGTTGTAACCAACCAGGCGTACCCCTCACTCAACGTATGGTACCGAGATATATTGTCAAAACAAATGGTCAATCTGGCTTGTCAATCATGACTTTGTTTTGTTAATTGGTGTAACAAGCTAGTGCAACTGAACAGACAAAATACGTCAAATTTACTTATCAAATCCTCGTTGTCCATTTTTGGGCATGAGAGCACACTCAACTGACTCCATTTTGTTCTGCCCATGACCATGTTTTGTACTTCAACCCAGGTTGGGATCATCTCTGTCAGTTCTGACACCACTGTTCCAACACCAGGTAGGTCTAGCTTTGGTCTTGCATGTTGCTCATAGATTGCCGTTCTGTTCAGAGCATGGGGGATCCAGCTTTGTTCCACTCCATGTTAACACAAATATGTCATTGTCATGATTTTGTTCACCACCAATCAATTATTTTATGGTGAATGTTGAGTCATGAGGCTATAGTGAACACTGTAACATATAAACAATAAACTATCAAGTATTTGTTTTAATGTCATATGGACATTTTTAACCTGTGAACGTtgtgtttaaaaaggcttctgggGTTAAGAGGGAGGTCTAATTTTAGCATCTGAGTTACCTCTGTCAAGGCGAGGTGATTATTACAGTTTCAAAATAATATTGGCTACTGATGGcaaaatgtacatttttaaaAGCTGAATGGTTGTTTCTTTACTTCCAAGTACCATGACTTTATAGCTTGCCTTTATCAACCCTAATAGTGTGATCCCACGGTCCTGAAGTAAAATGGCTCTCATGGCCTTCCAGCAGAATGGAACTCTCTCAGGGGAACCAATCCCTTCTATGTGCTGTACCCTGTTCACTCATTCACAGTGACTGCACCTCTTTTAATGACAGAGAAAGTGTTAGGGATACAATAAGATATTTTTAATTGCAAGCACTGTCATTGAATGTTGAATGAAAGTTTATATGAAAAACTGAACCTAGCAACCAACCACTAACTGTGTATTGCTATATCTATAGGAGCATATAAAGAAGTGTTATCCTATACCTTGAGGGTCTGAAAGCTTCCTGAGCATGACAATAGAGCGTCTCTGGGGGAACCTGGGAAGCTGTGTCGCCCGAGACATTCTGCTTTTTTTCAAAACCAACCAAAGCCTCAGATCCAATAAACAAGGCAATCCCTCCTGAAAAAGAAACTGTGTCATAGAAAGTGTAACATGTTGCTATAGTTGGTTGTGAATGCCAAACTCTAATATTACTTAACCGGAATGTGGGACTTTTGATAAGTGGAAGTATTGAATTAGCCTTTGTGTTTCCCCGCCCGCTGTCTTATTTTCAACAATCAGCTGCATCTCGTCTAATCTCACGGGACAAAACATAATGTCTTCATCTTAATAGCCTGATGACTAGGGTCTAGGCTAAGCGGTCACCCTACAAAGATATGCATTTATCAGTCAGACAATAAAATCTACATTCTGATGTAGCCTAATATCTGCtggctaacaaaaatatatgataTTTCCCAGGAGAGCATTAGACAtgaattacagtaccagtcaaaggtttagacacacctactcattcaaggggttttccttctttatttttttactattttatacattgtagaataatagtgaagacatcaaaactatgaaataacacctatggaatcagGTAGTCaccaaaaaagagttaaacatatcaaaatacatgttatataaggagattcttcaaaatagccatcctttgccatgatgacagctttgcacactcttggcattctctcaaccagcttcacctggaatgcttttccaacagtcttgaaggagttcccacatatgctgagcacttgttggctgcttttccttcactctgcggtccaactcatcccaaaccatctcaattgggttgaggtcgggtgattgtggaagccaggtcatctgctgcagcactccatcactctccttcttggtcaaatagcccttacacagcttggagttgttttggatcattgtcctgctgaaaaacagatgatagtcccactaagcgcaaaccagatggaatggagtattgctgcagaaggctgtggtagccatgctggttaagtgtgcctcgaattctaaataaatcacagacagtatcaccagcaaagcaccctcacaccatcacacctcctcctgcttcatggtgggaactacacatgcggagatcatccattcacctactctgtgtctcacaaagacacagcggttgcaaccaaatatctcaaatttggactcatcagaccaaaggatagatttccaccggtctaatatccttttctcgtgtttcttggcccaagcaagtctcttcttctattggtgtcctttagtagtggtttctttgcagcaattcgaccatgaaggcctgattcacgcagtctcctctcaacagatgttgttgagatgtgtctgttacttgaactctatggaacatttctgggatcttaacCCATCATCAATGTGTGACCCCCTGGCATTTTTGAAGATGAAAATAAATAGACAGGATCAATTGAACTTGCATGTAAAGGTTGTAGCCTAATCTGACATGATAACTGAAACTGGGTTATTCACTAGGCCTCTATTTTATACCCACAATTACATCCAGCTTACAAACAAAGAATGAAAATGACAATTTTGATAAAGCCGATATCAATATTTAACTGGGGGTTATGGGACATGTTCATTCAACTTAATAGGAAGCATACAGAAATCAGGAGTTAAAACTGATTTCAATTGTAGAAATTGAGGCTACCATGCAGCTTGGCCCCTTCTGCATATTCCCACACAGATCATGTTGTTCTCCTGTTCCCTTCGGTGCTCCCGCAGAACATCTATTCAGGCACATGACACTCTTATTAGTTCAGTGGCACTAAGCAAGTAAACAAAAGGTCAGTAGTTAGAGTTTGCGTCCCGATATGGTGACTTCTGTTGACCCGCACAACACAATGGTGTGTCTGGCTTTCGCCATGTCAAGGGGAGATGCTCATTAGTGCACTAGCAAACTTCCCCTTCCACAGTCGACCCGGTAAGACCTGTAATGACATCCAGTGATTGAAAGCATTGTATTCCACAACTACGGCAGACGGCGGGATAAACCATAGGCTATCACAGGTAAGCAAGCACAGATTCTCTTTTCCCATCTATGGAAAGCATCTCGTGTTAACTTGTAGACACTGCACCCTAGGGGTAGGGCGTTAGGCTAGTGGTTTTCTAATAAGACAAAGGCTTTACAGAAAATTACAAAATAGGCCAAACGTTAATAACGTGAAACATTAACATTAGACGTTTTACACTTTTCCGCCAAACAACGATGGTAATAATGAAGCAATGCACATCAATGTGGCACCAATTTGGATTTTTCAGTAAATATATGGAGTGCAAATACTTTTTCTTTTTAATGTCAAACGCTTATATACTCATATATGACACGAAATGTGACCTAAATAAATCAATAATGAGCTTATGAACAGCAAGTCATAATTTGAGCaaattcaatataattccaagCAATCATCAGAATAATGCTAAAAAGAAGAGGAGTGATGATGCAAAGATTATGAAATTTAAGAATTTGAATAAGCTACCATTATTGTTGCTGCTATTGTAGTTTGAACATGTAATCTTAACAATCAGTGAAATGTGTCCCACCAAATTAAAACGGCAGGTATTCAGTGTCTCTCCAAAAGGAGACAGGCCCTCATGCCTGCTGAAATGGTGTGGCCAGGAATTCCGCCTTCTGAAAACCTTGTGAGGCTTTTGTGTCTGTCCTGTGCAGGCCGTCTCCACTGCTTACCATGACCTCTCAGCCAAATTGACACTTCACTGTTTTGGTTatcaatttttttatttgttgaGCATCTTCCCCTAATGGTCAAATAACAACTTGACTGAGAAGTGACATATTGATGTGGTCTAAATTATGCTTATTTAAATATAGACACAATTTCCAAATTGTGTGAGACTCTTTGTCTGAAATAATATTTGGTGCACATCAGACAGTATTTATAAGATGCCATAAAATAATGAGCAAAAGTGTTAAAATCACGACTTCTATCCCACAAGAGTGACAGGCCTACTTCAAAGGCCTGTTGATCGATTAACTTTAAAATAAAAGTGACGTAGCCTAACCCTGAGTCTATACCAAAATTATGTTATACCATTTTTTTTCCGGAAATACATTTTACACAATTAGTGACATTCACTTTCAATTTCATTTTCTTTCACCAGCAGAAATAAAACTAGAAAGAAATTATAGTCACCGAAATGGCTGCTGTCAGATACCCTGGCTGACGCAACCCACGTGATATAGGAGGTCTTCGAGTTTGGTATCAGCAGTAACTGCCAGTAGAAAGCATCAAAGAAGATCAAACCAGGATGATTTCTCCTTTTACAGGCAAAAAGATTGACACTGTCCAAATCAAACGGGAAAATCATCAAGTGGGCGGTATTCAAATTAACAATTGGGAAAGTGCTCAACGTTTCAGCACTGAGGAAATATTAAACAAATCGAATACAGCTTTGAATGATTTTACTCATAAAATACATAGTCGAGTAGGACTTTAGGTCATGTGGTGCACTATGCAAAATGCATAATCCTAGACCTAGAGCATGCTAAAATGTTGTCATCGTGTTCCTTTTAACAAAATAGATTTCAAATAGGGCTATCGAGTGTACGGTTTGTATCGGTTTGTTTTACGACTAACGTGCGGTTATTATGGTGAACAGCAACACCTAAGCACAAAACACTGACGTGTGACTATCACAGCTTATCAACGCATAGCCTACAATTTGAGTGTATATCACAGTTGCATGCAGTTGGGTCAATGTCCTTTAAAGCTCGCACATTTCTATGTATAAATGCCGATTACAACACAAACTAAAGGTTTAAAGTTGAGTGAATGGAACTGTGAACAGTACCTTGCATAAATACACTATAGGTCAGCTGTCTTTTGTAAGCGGACAAGGGGTGGGTTTTCACGTGCAGACTTGAGGGCAATTTAAGTTTACGGTGTCTCTCGATATCGTCAGGTAAAGGGCGAAAGCAGAGGACATCACAGACACTTGTCGATTGCCTTGCTGACCAGGAGAGATTGAGCCAAGGGTACAATAGATTTGGACCAAAACAGGCTACAACCACCTGCCCTATGATGAAAGTGCTGCCTTATTCAAGGTCTGATGCAAACATCCTCTTTACACATTAATGCTGTCCTTATTTAACAAGTTTAAAGACATGCTCAAAAGTTACAGGCTTAGACCTGGAGTAATCTCAAGCTATCAAGACAGCAACGTCGAAAATGTATTCAGTCAAATATGTGAGTGAAAAGTTATTGAGCAACCGAACACAGTTAAAAAGTAAAACAAAATGTTACCCTTTGATATTGAATCCCTATGCAGCGCGATGTGTAGCCTACTTAAAAATGCGGAGACAAATTACAGTACCATGGAGAGCGGCACCCCAGGACTACGTGAACGGAAAAACGTCACTTGTTGAAGTATGGGCTAATACCGTGCATCATCAAAGGACAGTTATAAACCGTGTAAGTCCATTATCTTTGCTTGAAAAGTCAGCAAGTTATTCAACAAATTATTAAAATATGTGTTTGTTGTTCGATTTTTGTCCAGAAAACGCTTTTTGATGTATGCCTGTTTCATTTACACAATAGTTTATTTCCCATCAGTTATAAGGAATTGATCCAAAACGAAACCAGGGGAAAGTATAGGCCTGAAGCTCAGTTGACATGGGGGAAACCTCCAGAGTCGATGCTCAAACGTATACTAATAGACCAAAGTTGTACTGGATGTGTACAATGGTAATGCATGATAATCCCTGGAGTACCTCAGTGATCGCTGCCAACGCAACAACAAATGTCACTCCCGATCTATTTGATTATCCATAAGGCAGAGAACAGACACTTGTGAGACACAGAAAACGATCAAATGAACCGACTGAAAAAGACGCGTCTTCTGTGTCATCAGTAGGCAGCGTTTAGTGAACTAGCGAACCCAGGAGAGAGGGGTCGCCAAGCTAAAGGTTGAGCAACTCGGGGTACGGCTCCAAGATCTGACTGCATTCAAAGTTCAAATTTGCAGCATTTAGAGGGGGAATGTTATTAGCCTGTACATTGAGGATTACCCAAACGTGAACATGAGAAAAATGTTTTTATGAGAATCGTCAGCTTGTGACTGGGAGGTTCAGGGTCCACAAGGGCGCCTGTAAAATCACCAATGATTTCCAAGAGATACACGAaaagacaaaaaaacaaacattttttatCAGAGATGAAGTAGAGTACTTACTGTTGACAACCCTATATGGCACCAGTGCGCATTCAAGTTGCTAAATATTTCACCTAACAGTTTTGACTAGCCTAATGAAAATGTTTCCCCAATCAATTTCACCAACGTGTAGAGATGTAAGTAATTTAAGTCTAGTAGAAGAAAATTGGTGGCTTATAGTAGACAGTTCATGCATGTCACTGATGGAATATGGCCATTATTTGGACACAGACGAACGCAGTAACTGAAAACAAGAAAACCCTACTTTCATTGCTTTCGGACACTCTGATATTGGCTATGTAACACCACATTAAACCACATTAAACCCTACCAAAAATTCTGCATCGTCCACATTGTCAAAATGATCTTTCTCCTAATGAAGCATTGGCACTGCAAATGAATTCGTAAATTGAGTAATAATTGTGTATCATTATCAGTGATGTTAAGTTACAGTCTACTACTTTATTGACGTTATTATAACTTCAGAACTTTGACAGAGTTAGAGCCAGCAATAGCTTAATGACATTGTCGCGATATCCTCCACAAGGTAggcaataaaaactgaaatagtcGTGAATGGGTTCTCTGTGCCACAATCTTCACTGTGCAGATTATCAGACGGAGCACCTACTTATCATGCTGTTTCATATTATATTTAGTCTCACCATTGTTCTCTTTAAGAACCGGggtcattttttttgtgtgtgtcagtcttaAATTAGGGTTTCCAATTCGTTGAATTCAACTTTTGTTTTTTCCTGTTATTGTTCATTTATAGAACTGTCTCCTGTCTGACACCGCAGTCTGTAAACTTGGCTGTTTCCTATTTTACATCCTCCCATACATCAATTATTTCATTTTCAGTCCGATAATGAAGGAAGCTTTACACAAAGAAACCCTATTACAAAGTCTTTATTTTAATTTTCGCTATTTGATAAGGGCATTATTTGTATAGACAACTTCCCGCAGTCTTGCTCGTTTCAATATGAGTGTACACtggcaaatgttgttttgttatttgggCAAGTTTTGACATTTGTTAAacgcccccctccctccccacccttgGCACAGCATGTACATTATGAGGGATCCGTCTGTTTCGAGTGGCTTAGAATACTGTCCCGTGATGCAGTAGGTAGTGCGTGATGTAATTTCGCAGAAGATATAAATATCGTCGACGAGGGAAACGCGGCATGGCTGAGCCGCGCTTGCCTAGACGGCCAACGCTTCTCAACTTATCCTTGGACAAGTTCGACTTGAATCTATACACGTTACCTCGGAGAGGACAGTCAAACCAAGCAAGAGTTGATGTCGCACCAAAGGGAACTCGTCAGCTTCGTCTTGGAATGAGCTTCTTTCGTTGCGTTTTGTCATTCGTTCATTTTGTCTTCTTCGGAGTTCAACGTAAAGGCGGGCACAGAGGTGATATTTTTAGTCCCTTAAACTCCCTCAACAAACACTGTAGGCTACTGCAGTGTTGGTAAGGATGGCCTTTCAATCGGCCTTCTTACCAATATTGGTCTTGGGACTGATGACTAGTTTGGTGCGTTGTGCCCCCTTCACTGGCAGGCTGAATGGCACGGTGGAACGACGCTGGGAGACACTGTACTCGCGGTCCTTGGCTCGGATCCCTGGGGAGAAAAGAGAGATAAACCGGGACAGCGACTATCTTATGGGCATTAAACGGCTACGACGCCTTTATTGCAATGTAGGAATTGGGTTTCACATTCAAGTTTCACCCGATGGGAGAATAACAGGGGTGCACAATGAAAACCGTTACAGTAAGTTCAAAATTATTTTTTGCACTTTTACGCATAAGATTGCCTTCTCGCATTAGTTGCATGCGCCTCTTGTGCTGGCATTCCCAACCTGATCTCTGGCCTGCCTGGTCATTCCATGCACTTATCCCGTTCCCGTGCGAGCCATTGGTATTAGAATAGGCCTAGGCTATTCATAAAATGAAATAATAATTTCATATATCATAACATATTTCATGCTATCAATTCTAAATAACTTTTGTGATTTACGCAAATGTTTTTTTGGTAGATGTATAAAAACACGTTTTTATGTGCCACTTGTCTATTCCAATTAGTCTATACTTATTTGAAGAGACTGCTAGATTGTGTCTTCATAAACATATTATCGCGATATGAATATATGGCATATTATGTGatagtgtcagtgtcagtgtcggGGCAGGGGTATCTTGGAACTGTTTGAAATGCCTCACCAATGTGCTTAATTTGAAAGTGGAATAGATATGACTTGATTGCAGGATTAGAATGTGCCTCGTATTTCACTGCTGATGAAACACGTTGTCTGTGTGGCATCCGTGACATGCAgtgctatgctagctagctaaaaagcGATGCTCCTATTAAATAAATTGGCATAAGTGTCTTGTGTCAAAGGAGCGAATAAGGTGGGCATGCGTTGGAACATCTGGAGGCTAAAAATGACGTGTGGGTGCTTTCCACTCTGAAACCAGTGTCTGAAATCAGAGATCTCTACGAACCAAGCCAATATCCAATACGTCCTAACATTAGGACGGAGATAAACCCATCGGTTACGGTAAATTAACCCCTTGGTCTTGCGTGTCAAATGAATGTCCGCTCGAGACAAAGTCATATTCAATTACATGTGCAGACACAAAGAATAACAATAATTGATTTGTCTAACAGTTGTCATTGCAAATATGACCCTGTATCTTCTCAACGATATAATGTGACAAATACGCCCCTATCGCCTATATCGACAAGGTCTGCCTGTGAACTTAAAGGTTGTTTTGTGTTCCCTTGGCCTattttgagacatgacataaAATTCATGGGAGATACATTACATAGGTTCTGTTTGAACAGCTCTAGTCgccataaaacattttttttaaagggagACAGACATCATTCTGGACTCAAAAGTCCAGCACCTAAAGTTCAAGTGAGGATGCATGCTTGCGCAATTTGAACCTTTGTTTCTGTCTCCAGACATGAGTGGAATTAACTGACGACGTGATGTGAAGTTAGTTGCACGTGAACCACATACAAGACTATTTGTTTTCTTCTTTCCAGGTCTCCTTGAGATATCTCCAGTAGAGAGAGGAGTTGTGACAATCTTTGGCGTCCAACGCGGTCTATTCGTGGCCATGAACAGCAAAGGGAAGCTGTACGGATCTGTGAGTGCACGCGAGGATTTACGGTTGATTTCCGCCGGTAGATGTTCTTATCCGTAGCCTACTCGATGACATGCCACCACTTGAGCTGTAGCAACCACTTCCTCTCCTACACCACAGCACCCACGACAGCTCCTTTCTGTGTCACGTTGTTGGGCTGGGTTGTGGCATGCTTCCAGTGCCTGGCCGTGTTTTCATTGTGGGCCGGATAAACCCAGGAACGGTAGCGCAGTAGATCATTCAGACTGCACATTCCATTCTTAGCATTGCCAGCCACCACATGCACCTACTGTCCTTCCCAGAGTAAAGATGAACTGGCCAAAAAagaccacgcacacacactgccccacaaCACAGCACAATTATTCATGTTCGTGATGGGATAGTTAAATAGTTGGGAT
It encodes:
- the LOC106561973 gene encoding fibroblast growth factor 3-like, translating into MVIIQFLLLLSFLDQSKQDYLSPRLAWTSGAPCARGQACDPRQRRDAGGRGGVYEHLGGAPRCRKLYCATKYHLQIHPSGKIDGSLEENNQFSIMEITAVDVGVVAIKGIFSGRYLAMNDKGRLYASDLFNQECEFLERIHELGYNTYASRHHSTLQPPAGGGSGKRRASAKRQWYVSINGKGRPRRGFKTRSTDKASLFLPRVLGNKDHEMVRKLRDSQRPPAGQQSPTMGRAEHRRRRHRARGRKGRTKRPGD
- the LOC106561974 gene encoding fibroblast growth factor 4B, with product MAFQSAFLPILVLGLMTSLVRCAPFTGRLNGTVERRWETLYSRSLARIPGEKREINRDSDYLMGIKRLRRLYCNVGIGFHIQVSPDGRITGVHNENRYSLLEISPVERGVVTIFGVQRGLFVAMNSKGKLYGSVHYNNDCKFKETLLANNYNAYESVAYPTMYIGLSKTGKTKRGNRVSPAMTVTHFLPRI